In Toxotes jaculatrix isolate fToxJac2 chromosome 12, fToxJac2.pri, whole genome shotgun sequence, the following are encoded in one genomic region:
- the ruvbl2 gene encoding ruvB-like 2, whose product MATPKVPEVRDIMRIERIGAHSHIRGLGLDDALEPRQVSQGMVGQLASRRAAGVILEMIKDGHIAGRAVLIAGQPGTGKTAIAMGIAQSLGPDTPFTALAGSEIFSLEMSKTEALSQAFRKAIGVRIKEETEIIEGEVVEIQIDRPATGTGAKVGKLTLKTTEMETIYDLGNKMIDSLSKEKVQAGDVITIDKATGKISKLGRSFTRARDYDAMGAQTQFVQCPEGELQKRKEVVHTVSLHEIDVINSRTQGFLALFSGDTGEIKSEVREQINAKVCEWREEGKAEIIPGVLFIDEVHMLDMECFSFLNRALESDLSPVLIMATNRGITRIRGTNYQSPHGIPIDLLDRLLIIATSPYSEKETRQILKIRCEEEDVELSEEAHTVLTRIGMETSLRYAIQLISTAGLVCRKRKGTEVQVEDIKRVYSLFLDEARSSQYMKEYQDSFLFNETQTSAMDTS is encoded by the exons ATGGCGACTCCGAAGGTACCAGAGGTTCGAGACATCATGCGGATCGAGAGAATTG GTGCACATTCTCACATTCGTGGCCTTGGTCTGGACGATGCTTTGGAGCCAAGACAG GTGTCTCAGGGGATGGTTGGTCAGCTGGCCTCCCGTCGGGCAGCAGGGGTCATTCTGGAGATGATTAAAGATGGCCACATCGCTGGCAGAGCAGTACTGATTGCTGGCCAACCTGGCACAGGAAAGACTGCCATTGCTATGG gCATCGCCCAGTCTCTTGGCCCTGATACACCCTTCACAGCGTTGGCTGGTAGTGAGATCTTTTCTTTGGAGATGAGCAAGACCGAGGCACTCAGCCAAGCTTTTAGGAAAGCTATCGGCGTGAGGATCAA agaagaaacagagattATTGAGGGAGAGGTGGTGGAAATCCAGATTGATAGACCGGCCACTGGAACG GGTGCCAAGGTAGGCAAGCTGACTCTAAAGACTACTGAGATGGAGACTATATATGACTTGGGCAACAAGATGATCGACAGTCTAAGCAAAGAGAAGGTACAAGCCGG AGATGTTATTACCATTGATAAAGCAACTGGAAAGATCAGCAAACTGGGGCGCTCCTTCACCAGAGCCAGAGACTATGATGCTATGGGAGCTCAG aCACAGTTTGTACAGTGTCCGGAGGGAGAGCtgcagaagaggaaagaggtggTCCACACAGTGTCCCTCCACGAGATCGACGTCATCAACAGCCGTACACAAGGCTTCCTGGCTCTCTTCTCTGGAGACACTGGAGAGATCAAGTCTGAAGTCCGCGAGCAGATTAATGCTAAAGTGTGTGAGTGGAGGGAAGAGGGCAAGGCAGAGATCATTCCAGGG GTGTTATTTATTGACGAGGTCCATATGCTGGACATGGAGTGCTTTTCCTTCCTGAACCGTGCCCTGGAGAGTGACCTGTCCCCAGTTCTCATAATGGCCACCAACAGAGGCATCACTCG tatcCGCGGCACAAACTACCAGAGCCCACACGGCATCCCTATCGACCTGCTGGATCGCCTGCTCATCATCGCCACCTCCCCTTACTCTGAAAAAGAGACGAGGCAGATCCTCAAAATCCG gtgtgaggaggaggatgtggagcTGAGCGAGGAGGCTCACACCGTCCTGACTCGCATCGGCATGGAGACGTCGCTGCGCTACGCCATTCAGCTGATCAGCACGGCAGGACTGGTGTGTCGCAAACGCAAG GGGACAGAGGTTCAGGTGGAGGACATTAAAAGGGTCTATTCCCTGTTCCTGGATGAAGCCAGATCCTCTCAATACATGAAGGAATATCAAGATTCTTTCCTCTTCAACGAAACAC aaacatCTGCAATGGACACCTCATAA